In a genomic window of Deinococcus carri:
- a CDS encoding IS1/IS1595 family N-terminal zinc-binding domain-containing protein produces MNTPPCPACGGVYTVKNGHAHTHKQRYLC; encoded by the coding sequence ATGAACACTCCACCCTGCCCAGCGTGCGGTGGCGTCTACACCGTGAAAAACGGCCACGCGCATACTCACAAACAACGCTACCTGTGCC